Proteins encoded in a region of the Quercus lobata isolate SW786 chromosome 8, ValleyOak3.0 Primary Assembly, whole genome shotgun sequence genome:
- the LOC115956643 gene encoding uncharacterized protein LOC115956643, which yields MATAISQLKAKSSGKLPSQTVVNPRENASAIVLRTVKEVEIPVKATPASSKQEKEKTSLQIGMFLMTITYQSALAESRKNEQNKDLYETFSRCEVNIPLLDAIKQVPRYAKFLKELCTIRRKQKLKGCEKVRVGENVLAIIQRKLPAKCKDPVMFTMPCTIGNTKLEKAMLDLGASINVMPYSIYVFLKLGPLNKTGVMIQLADRSIAYPKDVVKDVLVQVNDLVFPADFYVLDMENDDQTTPISLGRPFLKTSKTKIDVHNGTLTMEFDGEIVKFNIYEAMKYPDDDDHVYSINVMDSLALSTDLQETVAALNDFPKLQQSGNIPYVALPVSNKRPLPSVLQAPILDLKPVLSHLKYMFLGDGGTLEVIISSELSALQEENLVLVLKEHKMAIGWTIADIKGISLSICMIHILLEEGAKTSCQPQRRLNSPMIDAVKKEILKLLEVGVIYPISDSNWVSPVHVIPKKTGIIVVKNQNDELVPTRIQNGWRVCIDYRKLNVVTRKDHFPLPFIDQMLERFLLKIHQGLLQNSITPMQVATKDVAFEFNEVCKKAFDKLKELLTSTPIIQPPDWNVPFEIMCDASDYAIGTVLGQRIGKASHAIYYVSRTLNDAQRNYSTTEKELLAIVFALEKFRFYLLGTKVNAYFDHAALRYLMMKKEAKPRLIRSILLLSEFDLEIKDRRGTENRVVDHLSHLVHMEDELRL from the exons ATGGCAACTGCAATTAGTCAGCTAAAGGCGAAAAGTTCGGGGAAATTACCCTCTCAAACAGTAGTAAATCCAAGAGAAAATGCAAGTGCAATTGTTTTGAGAACTGTTAAAGAGGTTGAGATTCCAGTAAAGGCAACCCCTGCATCGTCAAAgcaagaaaaggagaaaacatcATTGCAGATAGGAATGTTCCTAATGACGATAACGTACCAAAGC GCTTTAGCAGAATCTagaaaaaatgagcaaaataaagatttatatgAGACTTTTAGTAGATGCGAGGTAAATATTCCACTTTTAGATGCTATTAAACAAGTACCTCGTTATGCTAAATTCCTAAAAGAACTGTGTACAATTAGGAGGAAACAGAAACTTAAAGGATGTGAGAAGGTGCGAGTAGGGGAGAATGTTTTAGCAATTATTCAAAGAAAACTCCCTGCAAAGTGCAAAGATCCAGTTATGTTTACTATGCCTTGTACGATAGGTAACACTAAACTTGAGAAGGCCATGCTAGATTTAGGAGCTTCTATCAATGTTATGCCATAttctatatatgtttttttgaaacttggacCTTTGAATAAAACTGGTGTTATGATTCAATTGGCTGATAGATCTATTGCCTATCCTAAGGATGTAGTTAAGGATGTTCTTGTGCAAGTTAATGATTTGGTTTTCCCTGCTGATTTCTATGTGCTTGATATGGAGAATGATGATCAAACTACTCCTATTTCGTTAGGAAGACCATTCTTAAAGACATCCAAGACTAAGATAGATGTTCATAATGGCACACTTACCATGGAATTTGATGGTGAAATTGTTAAGTTTAATATTTATGAAGCCATGAAATAtcctgatgatgatgatcatgTTTATTCTATTAATGTGATGGATTCTTTAGCCTTAAGTACTGATTTGCAAGAAACTGTTGCAGCATTGAATGATTTTCCGAAGTTACAGCAGTCAGGTAACATTCCTTATGTTGCGTTACCAGTTTCTAACAAAAGGCCTTTACCCTCTGTTTTGCAAGCCCCCATTCTAGATTTGAAGCCTGTCCTCAGTCACCTCAAGTATATGTTCCTTGGAGATGGAGGAACGTTAGAAGTGATCATTTCCAGTGAACTTAGTGCACTACAAGAAGAAAATCTTGTGCTAGTCCTTAAGGAGCATAAGATGGCTATTGGTTGGACAATTGCAGATATTAAAGGAATTAGCCTGTCTATATGCATGATTCATATCTTACTTGAAGAGGGAGCAAAAACTTCCTGTCAACCGCAAAGAAGATTGAATTCGCCCATGATAGATGCAGTGAAGAAGGAGATCCTCAAACTTCTTGAAGTTGGAGTAATTTATCCTATTTCGGATAGCAATTGGGTTAGCCCAGTTCACGTGATTCCTAAAAAGACTGGAataattgttgtgaaaaatcaGAATGATGAGTTAGTTCCTACCCGTATTCAGAATGGGTGGCGGGTTTGTATagattatagaaaattaaatgttGTAACCCGCAAGGACCACTTCCCTTTACCTTTTATTGATCAAATGCTTGAAAG GTTTTTACTAAAGATTCATCAAGGACTTCTCCAAAATAGCATTACCCCTATGCAAGTTGCTACAAAGGATGTGGCTTTTGAGTTCAATGAGGTGTGTAAAAAGGCGTTTGATAAGCTGAAGGAACTATTAACTTCTACCCCAATTATCCAGCCCCCTGACTGGAATGTTCCTTTCGAGATAATGTGTGACGCAAGTGATTATGCAATAGGCACTGTTTTAGGTCAAAGAATTGGAAAAGCGTCTCATGCCATTTATTATGTTTCAAGGACTTTGAATGATGCACAGAGAAATTATTCTACTACTGAAAAAGAACTTTTAGCTATTGTTTTTGCTTTAGAAAAGTTTCGATTTTATTTGCTTGGTACTAAAGTCAATGCTTACTTTGATCATGCAGCTCTTCGTTATTTGATGATGAAGAAAGAGGCAAAACCAAGATTAATAAGATCAATACTTCTCTTGAGTGAATTTGATTTGGAGATCAAAGACAGAAGAGGGACAGAAAATCGTGTCGTAGATCACTTAAGTCATTTAGTTCATATGGAGGATGAACTTCGTCTGTAG